In the Armatimonas rosea genome, GCCTTTTGCTCCGCCCACGAGTCGACAATCTCTACAAAGCGCTTTCGGAGCGGCGTGCCTGGGGCGACCTCGCCACAATCAATCAGCCGGACGGTAACACCGGCTCGTCTGGCCTTGCTGAGCCGGTTGCGTAGCTTGCCAGAGCTGCCCAAAACCTCTTGCCACTGCGCCGGATTCCAGACCGCGGCAAGCCCGACCAGCAAGGCATCAAAGGAGCCGCCAAGCCGCTCAACGAGGGGCCGAGTTACGCCGAAAAAAACGACCTTACGTCCCTTCTTCCTTGCCGCTTCACGAAACGCGCTGGCAACCGCGAGGGTCTCCTCCGAGGCGCAGAGCGGCCCCCCGACCGCGACCCAGTACCCTCCCCGGTCGGCGTACGCCACCATGGCATCGCCCTTGCTCCACACCGAGAGCCCCGGCTCCAGAACCATGAACGAGTGGAGGTTGCGACCGTACTTCGCCAGCGCTTCGAGCAACCGAGCCTGCTGGGGCTCAGACTCCCTCATGGCTTGCTCTTGGGTGCACGCCCATGCGTGACGGACTGCCTACCCCTGAAGATTTCATAGGTGGTAAACCAGCTCCCAAGCGCCGCGAAGATAGGGGATTGGTCGATGCTACGGTGCGTCTTCTCAAACAGAATGTGGCCTAGATAGGGCGGGCCAAGCTGGAACCAGACGCCCAGGGCAAAGAGGGGGAGGCTCAGAAACCAGGCACCGAGTCCGCAGAAAACCAGCGCCGAGAGATTGCTCAAGAAGTGAACCCACCGGTTCAGCGGAGCAGCGTGATCGGGCAGGTAGATACTTTCGTAGAACTCACCAAAGGATCTCCGAAACTCGCCGCTAGCCATCTCAACGTCTCCTATCTTATGGACTTAGTGAGATTATACCCCTTATCGAAGTAGGCCTGGACAACGAGTGTCCGGGCTTGAGAGGGCGATCAACCCGCCTGCGGGTACCCGGCCTTCGTCGCCAACCGAATCGATTGGGCACGAAGGTGTCCGTCGCCCTTTTAAGCCCAAGGACTTGTTCCTAGGGCACTACGTGCTACTGCCGCTCCAGCCAAGGCGCGACTTTCTCGACCCAGCGGGCGGCGTGTTCGCGGAGGCCGGGGCCGCTGAAGTGGACGCCTTTGCCGCCGGTGTCACGCCACTCGGACGTGAGGGCATCGCTGTCGGGGCCTTGCAGGGCGAGGCGCTCTTTCCAGAGGGCGGCTTGGGCGG is a window encoding:
- a CDS encoding Mpo1-like protein, with product MASGEFRRSFGEFYESIYLPDHAAPLNRWVHFLSNLSALVFCGLGAWFLSLPLFALGVWFQLGPPYLGHILFEKTHRSIDQSPIFAALGSWFTTYEIFRGRQSVTHGRAPKSKP